The following proteins come from a genomic window of Deltaproteobacteria bacterium:
- a CDS encoding histidinol-phosphate transaminase: MTAPLASFIRPSIRDLRGYVPGEQPHDRRYIKLNTNENPYPPSPRVIEAVRRAACEDLRLYPDPSATELRCKAAAVYGLSPAQIIAGNGSDELLAMIVRACAGAGDHVVYPMPTYSLYDTLVAIQGAEAVHVPFAEGFALPLEALAAAAGRVTFVCNPNAPSGTLTPLAVIEQLARRVAGLLVVDEAYVDFAHDSALPLVQRYPNVVVLRTFSKSFSLAGMRIGLAFADEGIIAELNKVKDSYNLSRLSLVAATAALTDYAWMQDNVARIRQTRARLLAGLRALGLEVLPSEANFVLARSRGRDMGTLQRRLKDGGILVRHFDTPELRDAVRITVGTDAEVETLLETMAPLLERLD, translated from the coding sequence ATGACAGCTCCGCTAGCATCGTTCATCCGCCCGAGCATCCGCGACTTGCGCGGCTACGTCCCCGGCGAGCAGCCGCACGATCGCCGGTACATCAAGCTCAATACCAACGAGAACCCCTACCCGCCGTCGCCGCGTGTCATAGAAGCCGTGCGCCGCGCCGCGTGTGAGGATCTGCGCTTGTATCCTGATCCGAGCGCCACCGAGTTGCGCTGCAAAGCGGCGGCGGTGTACGGCTTGTCACCCGCTCAGATAATCGCCGGCAACGGCTCCGACGAGCTGCTGGCTATGATCGTGCGGGCCTGCGCGGGCGCGGGCGATCACGTCGTCTATCCGATGCCAACCTATAGTTTGTACGACACACTGGTGGCGATCCAAGGTGCCGAAGCGGTGCACGTGCCGTTTGCGGAGGGTTTCGCCCTGCCGCTCGAAGCCCTGGCCGCGGCGGCGGGCCGAGTTACCTTTGTCTGCAATCCCAACGCGCCATCGGGGACGTTGACGCCGCTGGCAGTGATCGAGCAGCTCGCCCGCCGGGTGGCGGGCCTGCTGGTGGTGGACGAGGCCTACGTCGATTTTGCCCACGACAGCGCGCTGCCGCTGGTGCAGCGCTACCCCAACGTGGTGGTGCTGCGGACCTTCTCCAAGTCCTTCTCCCTCGCCGGCATGCGCATCGGTCTGGCCTTTGCCGACGAAGGCATTATCGCCGAACTCAACAAGGTCAAGGACTCGTACAACCTGAGTCGTTTGAGCTTGGTTGCGGCCACGGCGGCGCTGACCGACTACGCCTGGATGCAGGACAACGTCGCCCGCATTCGCCAAACGCGCGCGCGCTTGCTGGCGGGATTGCGCGCACTCGGTCTGGAGGTGCTGCCGAGCGAAGCCAACTTCGTGCTCGCCCGCAGCCGCGGGCGAGATATGGGCACGCTGCAGCGCCGACTGAAGGACGGCGGCATCCTGGTGCGGCACTTCGATACGCCGGAGCTGCGCGATGCGGTGCGGATCACGGTCGGCACCGACGCGGAGGTCGAGACGTTGTTGGAAACTATGGCTCCGTTGCTGGAGCGGCTGGATTGA
- a CDS encoding DUF4340 domain-containing protein: protein MRFRTTLILLLVALGLGAYVYFVEFQKAEQEAQKKTLFEFKSDEVVQVTLTYADRIIELKQADGGWRLVQPLDTAADDTAARNLVTAIADCEVKKEVENPQSELAVYGLDTPLVTIKVRLRDRELPAVTVGKNTPVGFSTYISREDDKKIRLTTSAFRSGMDKQAKDLRDKTILAFADDDVRQIGIHGSQQNIVLSKKDDKWAIEQPASYAADQSAIRTLLSTLRSMRALDFPSEDAQDLAPYGLDAPRLALTLHLAQGDEQKTLLIGKENDKKELFVKSTAKPTIYTVSEWIFRDLNKELKDFRDKTVLAFDKEAVRRLELTRADGTAVKLTRGDEQKWRVDGAGDAKSAENTISQYLSDLHDLKGFDIAADHPANRADYGLQPPALSLALIGANDARLGTILIGRRQPEATKTEYTAMAEGGDTVFLLRDYLFTRLDKQQKDFLEQPTPAVPPAPAPQIGEHDEEDEGEEEPLGDEQFGAEEE from the coding sequence AAGAGCGACGAGGTCGTGCAAGTCACCCTGACCTACGCTGACCGCATCATCGAGCTGAAACAGGCCGACGGTGGCTGGCGGCTGGTGCAGCCGCTGGACACTGCCGCGGATGATACCGCCGCGCGCAACCTGGTTACCGCCATCGCCGACTGCGAAGTGAAGAAGGAAGTGGAAAATCCCCAGAGCGAGCTCGCGGTCTACGGCCTCGACACCCCGCTGGTGACCATCAAGGTGCGCCTGCGCGACCGCGAGCTGCCGGCCGTAACGGTAGGCAAGAACACCCCGGTCGGCTTCTCCACTTACATCAGCCGCGAGGACGACAAGAAGATTCGCCTGACGACCTCCGCCTTTCGCTCGGGGATGGACAAGCAAGCGAAGGACCTGCGCGACAAGACCATCCTGGCCTTCGCGGACGACGACGTACGGCAGATCGGTATCCACGGCAGCCAGCAGAATATCGTGCTGAGCAAGAAGGACGACAAGTGGGCGATCGAGCAGCCCGCCAGTTATGCCGCCGACCAGTCAGCCATCCGGACCTTGCTCTCGACGCTCAGATCCATGCGCGCGCTCGACTTCCCGAGCGAAGATGCGCAGGACCTGGCGCCGTACGGTTTGGACGCTCCGCGCCTGGCCCTGACGCTCCATCTCGCCCAGGGCGACGAACAGAAGACGCTGCTGATCGGCAAAGAGAACGACAAGAAGGAGCTGTTCGTCAAATCGACGGCGAAGCCCACCATCTACACCGTCAGTGAGTGGATCTTCCGCGACCTCAACAAGGAGCTGAAGGACTTCCGCGATAAGACCGTGCTCGCCTTCGACAAGGAGGCCGTGCGCCGGCTCGAGCTCACGCGTGCCGATGGGACGGCGGTCAAGCTCACCCGCGGTGACGAGCAGAAGTGGCGGGTTGACGGGGCCGGCGACGCCAAGTCGGCGGAAAACACCATCAGCCAATATCTGAGCGACTTGCACGATCTCAAAGGCTTCGACATCGCCGCCGATCATCCCGCCAACCGTGCCGACTACGGCCTGCAGCCGCCGGCCCTGTCGTTGGCTTTGATCGGCGCAAATGATGCGCGCCTCGGCACGATCCTGATTGGGCGTCGCCAACCCGAAGCGACTAAGACCGAGTACACCGCTATGGCCGAAGGCGGCGACACCGTCTTCCTCCTGCGCGATTACCTCTTCACCCGGCTCGATAAGCAGCAGAAGGATTTCCTCGAACAGCCCACACCCGCTGTCCCGCCCGCCCCCGCCCCGCAAATTGGCGAACACGACGAAGAGGACGAGGGCGAAGAGGAGCCTCTCGGCGACGAGCAGTTCGGCGCCGAGGAGGAGTAG